Part of the Methanotorris formicicus Mc-S-70 genome, ATTCCATTGTTTGGAGTGTAGTGTGTTTTTCCTTCATCAAGGGCTTTTTTTGCTGCCTCAATTATATGCTTTGGAGTGTCAAAATCTGGTTCTCCAATCCCTAAATTTATGGAAGTTTCATTTGCCATGTTAAAAATCTCTCTTATTGCTGAGGGTTTTATGTTTTTACATCTATTGGATATCATATTCTCACCTATAAAAAATACAACTTAAAAAAACTTTTATAAAAAATGCACAACAAAACATATATATTTATTGTATAAACTTTATTTTAGGTTGTGATTATATAGTCGTTCTGCGAATATTTAAAAATTTTTGAAGAAAAAATTTGCAAACTTATTAAATAATTTATAATATTATTGTGGTGGTTGTATGGAAGAAAAAAAGATAAAATTAACTGAAATGGTAAAACTTCATGGTTGAGCATGCAAACTTCCCAGCACCGATTTAGAAAACCTTGTAAAGGGGATAGTGAGCAATGAGGAATTAATAAAATCAAAAGAAGTTATGGTTGGTTTAGGTGATGATGCAGCAGTAGTTAAAAGGAACGGTTTGGTTATAGCAAAGACTGTAGATGTATTTACACCGATTGTTGATGACCCCTACTTACAAGGAAGAGTGGCAGCGTGCAATTCAACAAGTGACATCTATGCAATGGGGCTTTTAGATATTGTTGGGGTTTTGGTAATTTTAGGTATTCCTGAGAATTTACCAATAGATACTGCAAAAGAGATGTTAAGGGGATTCCAAGATTTTTGTAGGGAAAACGACACATCAATAATTGGTGGACATACAATAATGAACCCCTGGCCGTTAATAGGTGGGGCAGTGACTGGTGTAGGAAGGGAAGAAGATGTCCTAACAAAGGCAGGGGCAAAGATTGGAGATATTTTAATACTAACAAAACCATTGGGAACACAAACTGCTATGGCATTGTCAAGGGTTCCAAAGGACTTTAGGGGTATGCTTGGTGTGAGTGAGGATGAAGAAGAATACATAGTAAATAAGGCAATAGAACTAATGACAACATCAAACAGAACTGCCTTAATATCCCTTAGAAATGTTGAGGAAAAGGTTGGAGAAAAGATTGCAAATGCCTTGACAGATGTTACTGGTTTTGGTATTTTAGGGCATGCAAATGAAATGGCAGAAAACAGTGGGGTTGTAATTGAGATAAACAAACTCCCAACAATCAAAAAAACACCAGAACTCAGCAAAATGTTTGGTCATCCATTGTTAGAAGGATATGGAGCAGAAACAGCAGGGGGATTATTAATCTCAGTAAAAGAGAGATACAAAGAAGAACTCATTGACGAGTTGATGAAAAACAACTGCTATGCATTTGAGGTTGGTGAAGTTGTAGGTGAGAATAGGGAAGGAAGAGCATACTTAAAGAACCCCAAGATCATTGAAATCTAATCGGTGCTGGGAAGTTAAAAAATAAAATTCCAAAAAAGATAGAACGCTTAAGGGGATACACCGAACCCATTTTGGGAGGTGTATCATTAAATAAAATAGGAATTTTATAAAAATTAACAACATAATGGTGAAAATATGCATCTCGTTGGTGTTTTAAGTATAGGAAAAGATATCATAAAAGCAAACAAAAAATTGGCAGATAAGAATAGGAAAAAATTAAATGAACATAACGTTGTGGCATTTGATTTTATGGGAGCAATTGGTAGTGGAAAAACAGCCCTTATAGAGTACTTAATTGATAGATTAAAAGACAAATATAAAATAGGTTGCATTGCTGGGGATATTATAGCAAAATTTGACGCTGGAAGAATGGAAAGACATGGGGTTAAAGTTATCCCTCTTAACACTGGAAAAGAATGCCACTTAGATGCCCATTTGGTAGGTCATGCCCTCCAAGATCTAAATTTGGATGAAATAGACATATTATTTATTGAAAATGTCGGTAATTTAATCTGTCCAGCGGATTTTGATTTGGGAACACATAAGAGGGTTATCGTTGTTAGTGTAACAGAAGGGGATGATACTGTTGAAAAACACCCTCTCATCTTCAAAACCGCTGATTTAGCAATTATCAACAAGATAGATTTGGCTGATGCTGTTGGAGCAGATGCAGAGAAAATGAAAAAGGATGCCAAAAAAATAAATGAGGATTTGGAGGTTATACTAACATCCCTAAAGACAGGAGAAGGTTTGGATAAAGTTGTTGAATATATAGAAAATGCAGTAAAAGAAGTCAGAGAAAAATAAATAGTGGTATTAATGATGGGTCTATCAAATCTTGAAGTAGAGAAGAGACTAAAAAAATATGGTTACAACGAACTCAAAGAAAAGAAAAAAGTTACATGGATTAAAATTTTATTGAGACAATTTTCTAATATTTTAGTTTGGATTCTCTTTGCAGCATCTGTTATATCTGTTTTTATTGGTGAGATACTTAATTTCTGGGTTATTATTTTTGTTCTATTTTTTATTGTAATCTTGGGTTTTATTCAGGAATATAAAGCAGAGAAGGCAATGGAATCTCTGAAAAAAATTGTTCAACCTACGGCTAAAGTTATAAGGGAAGGTAAAATAAGAAAAATACCCAGTAAGGAAGTTGTCCCAGGAGATTTACTGGTTTTAGAAATGGGGGACAAAATTCCTGCAGATGCAAAGGTTATTGAGGTAATTAATTTAAAGGTTGATGAGGCGATTTTAACTGGTGAGAGCAAACCCATAGTAAAGAAAAAAGATGATTTAATTTTTGCAGGAACGCAAATTGTTCATGGAAAATGTAAAGCTCTCGTTATAGCAACAGGTATGCAGACAAAATTGGGAAAAATTGCTGGAATGATTCAAGAAGTGGAGGAAAAAACCCCCCTACAAAAAAAAATAACAAAGTTAGGAAAGATATTGGCATTGATTGCCTTAATTGCCTGCGTAGTTATATTTATTTTTGGGGTTTTTGAAGAAGTTCCAATAGTTGAGATGCTGATGGTTGCCTTAGCATTGGCAGTTGCTGCCGTTCCTGAAGGATTGCCATTGGCTTTAACTTTAACTTTATCCCTTGGCATGCATCGCATGGCAAAGCAAAATGCCATAATAAGAAAATTGCTTGCAGTTGAAACCCTTGGCTCAGTAACGGTAATCTGCGCGGACAAAACAGGCACAATAACAAAAAATGAGATGACAGTTGAGAAAATTTTTGTTGATGATAAAATTTTTGATGTAACTGGAGTGGGTTATGAGCCAAAGGGGGAGTTTTTTGTTGATGGCAGGAAGGTTGATGTATATAAGGAGAAAAATTTAATTTTATTGTTAAAATCAGTAGTTTTGTGTAACAATGCCGTTCTTGAGGAAAAAGAAGGCAAATGGGGCATTATTGGAGACCCAACAGAGGGGGCATTAATTGTTGTAGGTACAAAGGCAAATTTATGGAAGGAAGATTTGGAAAAAGAATATCCAAGAGTGGGAGAGGTTATCTTTACCTCTGAAAGGAAGATGATGACTACCATACATAAAAAAGGTGAAGAAATTTTAGTTTTCTCAAAAGGAGCCCCAGAGATTATTTTGAAAAAATGCAAATTCATAAAGAAAAAAGATAAGATAGAGGAATTTAGTGAGGATGAAAAGGTAAAGATATTGGAAATAAATAAAGATTTTGCACGTTCTGCTTTTCGTGTTCTTGGTGTTGCATATAAAAAGGCATCTGAACTAACTCCTGAAAATATTGAAGAGGATTTGGTTTTTTTAGGTTTGGTTGCTATGATAGACCCACCAAGGGAAGAAGTAGGGAAGGCAATAGAGGCATGTAAAAAAGGAAAGATAAGAGTTATCATGGTTACCGGGGATAATGAGGAAACTGCAAAGGCAATAGGTAAGAAAATTGGGTTATTTGAGGAAAATAAAAAAATAAAAACGAAAATAAAGAATGAAAAACTTAAAAAATTTTTAGAGGATGGTGTTGTAACTGGAAGTGAATTAAACAAGTTGAGTAATGATGAACTTGAGAGTATCGTTGAAGATATTGTTGTGTATGCAAGAGTGGTTCCAGAGCAAAAGTTGAGGATTGTCAATGCATTAAAGAAGAAGGGGCATATAGTGGCAATGACTGGGGATGGAGTTAATGATGCCCCCGCATTAAAAAATGCTGATATTGGTATAGCGATGGGAGTTAAGGGGACTGATGTGGCGAGAGAAGCAAGCGATATGATTTTGCAGGATGATAACTTCTCCACAATAGTTGAGGCAATTAAAAATGGCAGGGCGATATATGAAAATATAGAAAAATTCACCTGCTACTTAATCTCAAGGAACTTTACAGAGGTAATTCTCATAGGTTTGGGAATAATCTTGCTTGGATTTGAATTTTTACCGCTATTACCGTTGCAAATTTTGTTTATAAATACATTTGATGAAGAGATGCCTGCAATAGCATTGGGTTTAGACCCTGCAAGGGAAGA contains:
- the hypB gene encoding hydrogenase nickel incorporation protein HypB; the protein is MHLVGVLSIGKDIIKANKKLADKNRKKLNEHNVVAFDFMGAIGSGKTALIEYLIDRLKDKYKIGCIAGDIIAKFDAGRMERHGVKVIPLNTGKECHLDAHLVGHALQDLNLDEIDILFIENVGNLICPADFDLGTHKRVIVVSVTEGDDTVEKHPLIFKTADLAIINKIDLADAVGADAEKMKKDAKKINEDLEVILTSLKTGEGLDKVVEYIENAVKEVREK
- the selD gene encoding selenide, water dikinase SelD, whose product is MEEKKIKLTEMVKLHGUACKLPSTDLENLVKGIVSNEELIKSKEVMVGLGDDAAVVKRNGLVIAKTVDVFTPIVDDPYLQGRVAACNSTSDIYAMGLLDIVGVLVILGIPENLPIDTAKEMLRGFQDFCRENDTSIIGGHTIMNPWPLIGGAVTGVGREEDVLTKAGAKIGDILILTKPLGTQTAMALSRVPKDFRGMLGVSEDEEEYIVNKAIELMTTSNRTALISLRNVEEKVGEKIANALTDVTGFGILGHANEMAENSGVVIEINKLPTIKKTPELSKMFGHPLLEGYGAETAGGLLISVKERYKEELIDELMKNNCYAFEVGEVVGENREGRAYLKNPKIIEI
- a CDS encoding cation-translocating P-type ATPase; amino-acid sequence: MMGLSNLEVEKRLKKYGYNELKEKKKVTWIKILLRQFSNILVWILFAASVISVFIGEILNFWVIIFVLFFIVILGFIQEYKAEKAMESLKKIVQPTAKVIREGKIRKIPSKEVVPGDLLVLEMGDKIPADAKVIEVINLKVDEAILTGESKPIVKKKDDLIFAGTQIVHGKCKALVIATGMQTKLGKIAGMIQEVEEKTPLQKKITKLGKILALIALIACVVIFIFGVFEEVPIVEMLMVALALAVAAVPEGLPLALTLTLSLGMHRMAKQNAIIRKLLAVETLGSVTVICADKTGTITKNEMTVEKIFVDDKIFDVTGVGYEPKGEFFVDGRKVDVYKEKNLILLLKSVVLCNNAVLEEKEGKWGIIGDPTEGALIVVGTKANLWKEDLEKEYPRVGEVIFTSERKMMTTIHKKGEEILVFSKGAPEIILKKCKFIKKKDKIEEFSEDEKVKILEINKDFARSAFRVLGVAYKKASELTPENIEEDLVFLGLVAMIDPPREEVGKAIEACKKGKIRVIMVTGDNEETAKAIGKKIGLFEENKKIKTKIKNEKLKKFLEDGVVTGSELNKLSNDELESIVEDIVVYARVVPEQKLRIVNALKKKGHIVAMTGDGVNDAPALKNADIGIAMGVKGTDVAREASDMILQDDNFSTIVEAIKNGRAIYENIEKFTCYLISRNFTEVILIGLGIILLGFEFLPLLPLQILFINTFDEEMPAIALGLDPAREEIMNKPPRKVGQGILTKRNSFLVFSLALFMATVAFLIFITSNPTIGIEKARTMVFATIVGMVIFNTFNFRSLDESIFKIGIFANKLLILAVVVISLTTLCVMYIPFLQRIFEFTPLNLKEWIICLVGAFSTFVFMEVIKLFMRNKKTNPPIP